One segment of Nostoc piscinale CENA21 DNA contains the following:
- a CDS encoding DUF1350 family protein produces MKNLKLRFQPVSFSWVALHPQPKGVIQFIGGAFFGTFGPMFFYRYLLECLYKQGYTIILLPFNFTFDHYRESGFLIREQYKLIPELVRMAEVAGYDYKIYLDDSNFSWIGHSIGCKYIALLEAFSALPKEPEKIEAFVWEIIKETSGNLSPEKQAKKSSKYRQ; encoded by the coding sequence ATGAAGAATTTAAAATTGAGATTTCAACCAGTTTCTTTTAGCTGGGTAGCACTACATCCCCAACCTAAAGGCGTAATTCAATTCATTGGTGGAGCTTTTTTCGGCACATTTGGGCCAATGTTTTTTTATCGCTATTTGCTGGAATGCTTGTATAAGCAAGGCTATACAATTATTCTCTTGCCATTCAACTTTACTTTTGACCATTATAGGGAGTCAGGATTTCTCATTCGAGAACAATATAAGCTCATACCAGAACTAGTCAGAATGGCAGAAGTAGCAGGTTATGACTATAAAATATATCTAGATGATTCTAACTTTTCTTGGATAGGTCACAGTATTGGTTGTAAGTATATTGCTCTTTTAGAAGCTTTTAGTGCTTTACCTAAAGAGCCAGAAAAAATAGAAGCTTTTGTTTGGGAAATAATCAAAGAAACTTCAGGAAATTTATCCCCAGAAAAACAAGCTAAAAAAAGTTCAAAGTATCGTCAATGA
- a CDS encoding J domain-containing protein codes for MPQSRETSYYSLLGLHPSASVIDIRRAYRELSKRYHPDTTELPASLATAKFQQINEAYATLSHPDRRLSYDLKIGYSRFGVIQAPADLHRPVRYSYDYSKSAYLDASDRPLSSGEIFALFILGLTFVGCLLLAIAIGFARGEAAFQTQSPQLTPKQQISSLSQFPSSGELPNYNFPFFKSTIS; via the coding sequence ATGCCACAAAGTCGTGAAACCTCCTACTATTCTTTATTAGGACTGCATCCCTCAGCATCGGTAATCGACATTCGCCGTGCTTATCGGGAACTGAGTAAACGCTATCATCCTGACACTACAGAATTACCTGCGTCCCTTGCTACTGCTAAATTTCAGCAAATTAATGAAGCCTACGCCACTTTAAGCCATCCAGACAGGCGACTCAGCTATGATTTGAAAATTGGTTATTCCCGCTTTGGTGTAATTCAAGCGCCTGCGGATTTGCATCGTCCGGTGCGTTATTCTTATGATTACTCGAAATCGGCTTACCTGGATGCCAGCGATCGCCCCCTTTCTTCTGGGGAAATTTTTGCTTTATTTATTCTGGGGCTGACTTTTGTGGGATGTTTATTACTGGCGATCGCCATTGGCTTCGCTCGTGGTGAAGCAGCTTTTCAAACTCAATCACCCCAACTAACCCCAAAACAGCAAATATCTTCCCTCTCCCAATTCCCTAGTTCTGGGGAATTGCCAAACTATAACTTTCCCTTCTTCAAATCAACCATTTCTTAA
- a CDS encoding DUF3143 domain-containing protein has product MSLLPADTPLYNHPLPQIEQWLKDQGCQQDETQLHCWRVQRPDWQAELWLDIEQIVVRYLEAGENRQEIQRSFKYSLSREDIEQAVFSGP; this is encoded by the coding sequence ATGTCTCTTCTGCCAGCAGATACTCCTTTATATAATCATCCTCTGCCACAAATTGAGCAATGGTTAAAAGACCAAGGTTGTCAACAAGATGAAACACAACTTCATTGTTGGCGCGTGCAAAGACCTGATTGGCAAGCTGAACTTTGGCTAGATATTGAACAAATCGTAGTGAGATATCTTGAAGCTGGAGAAAATCGCCAAGAAATTCAACGCTCATTCAAGTATTCTCTCAGCCGGGAAGATATTGAACAAGCTGTGTTTTCTGGCCCGTGA
- a CDS encoding isoprenyl transferase — MTVQQTELLYLPPDLKRELLPKHVAVIMDGNGRWAKRQGLPRIMGHKRGVDALKDLLRCCKDWGIEALTAYAFSTENWKRPQEEVDFLMTLFQVVLRQELREMVEENVQIQFVGNLQALPRSLQAEITRSMEATKNNRSIKFSVATNYGGRQEILQACRAIAQKVEQGILKPDEIDEAVFESHLYTAGIDDPDLLIRTSGEMRLSNFLLWQMAYGEIYITDTLWPDFDRAEFHRALCAYQQRDRRFGKV, encoded by the coding sequence ATGACTGTACAACAAACTGAACTGCTATATTTGCCTCCCGACTTGAAACGGGAACTACTGCCCAAACACGTTGCGGTGATTATGGATGGCAATGGTCGATGGGCTAAACGTCAAGGCTTACCGCGAATTATGGGACATAAGCGTGGTGTCGATGCTTTGAAAGATTTGCTGCGTTGTTGCAAAGATTGGGGAATTGAGGCACTGACAGCTTATGCGTTTTCCACGGAAAACTGGAAAAGACCGCAGGAAGAAGTAGATTTTTTGATGACTTTATTCCAAGTAGTTTTACGTCAAGAACTGCGGGAAATGGTTGAGGAAAATGTGCAAATTCAGTTTGTAGGAAATTTGCAGGCTTTACCAAGGTCGCTGCAAGCAGAAATTACCCGTTCAATGGAAGCTACCAAGAATAATCGCAGTATTAAATTTTCTGTGGCAACTAATTATGGCGGACGACAGGAAATTTTACAAGCTTGTCGAGCGATCGCCCAAAAAGTCGAGCAAGGTATCCTCAAACCAGATGAAATCGATGAAGCGGTCTTTGAAAGTCATCTGTACACAGCCGGAATTGATGACCCTGATTTATTAATCCGTACTAGCGGTGAAATGCGCCTTTCTAATTTCCTCCTCTGGCAAATGGCCTACGGAGAAATTTACATTACTGATACGCTTTGGCCGGATTTTGACCGGGCTGAATTTCACCGGGCTTTGTGTGCTTATCAGCAACGCGACCGGAGATTTGGGAAAGTGTAA
- the cdaA gene encoding diadenylate cyclase CdaA, which produces MKDWSKHWLTNLGWSQSLLLGTLDIVLVLALTYMILVIISERRTLWMVRGFIILMLASALSGRLGLPLLNFVLEKLVIGCAVAMAVALQSEFRRFLEQLGRGELRQLFQTSSLSIPKSDSVIDEIVDAVKELSKNRIGALLILETTGPIDERDFSVPGVKLNAEVSKELIQTIFQPKTLLHDGATLIRGSRIVSSGIILPLSGRTASRQLGTRHRAAMGITERVENCICVVVSEETGSISLAERGTLNRPLTIRKLKESLETRLSPTVDREAVAPGLLSWVRQIGSKALVLVSRLLGLPSTASRDKK; this is translated from the coding sequence ATGAAAGATTGGTCAAAGCATTGGCTGACAAACCTAGGATGGTCACAGTCCTTGCTACTTGGGACTCTGGATATAGTATTAGTGCTGGCGCTGACGTACATGATACTAGTGATTATTAGTGAGCGCCGGACACTTTGGATGGTGCGAGGATTTATTATTTTAATGTTGGCATCGGCACTCAGCGGTAGATTAGGCTTACCACTGCTGAACTTTGTCTTGGAAAAATTAGTGATTGGTTGTGCTGTGGCGATGGCGGTAGCCTTACAATCAGAATTTCGGCGTTTTTTGGAACAATTAGGGCGCGGAGAATTACGCCAGTTGTTTCAAACATCAAGTTTATCCATCCCCAAATCTGATAGTGTGATTGATGAAATTGTGGATGCGGTGAAAGAACTTTCCAAAAACCGAATTGGAGCTTTGCTAATTCTGGAAACCACTGGCCCAATTGACGAGCGAGATTTTTCTGTGCCTGGAGTTAAGCTGAATGCCGAGGTCTCTAAAGAACTTATACAAACAATTTTTCAGCCAAAAACTTTGTTACATGATGGAGCGACATTAATTCGCGGCTCACGAATTGTATCATCAGGTATAATTCTACCACTTTCGGGACGCACAGCCTCGCGCCAGTTGGGTACACGCCATCGGGCAGCGATGGGAATTACTGAGCGGGTCGAAAATTGTATTTGTGTAGTTGTATCAGAAGAAACTGGTTCTATTTCCTTAGCGGAACGGGGAACTCTAAATAGACCACTGACCATTAGAAAACTAAAAGAGTCCTTAGAGACTCGATTATCTCCAACTGTAGATCGGGAAGCCGTTGCTCCGGGATTATTAAGTTGGGTGCGTCAGATTGGTAGTAAAGCACTGGTACTAGTTTCACGTTTACTTGGATTACCATCGACCGCTTCACGAGACAAAAAATGA
- the lysA gene encoding diaminopimelate decarboxylase: protein MVSTHPTEVQHTGTQYLPQKRNPNETVSPNQELLPLTAKVNSDDCLEIGGCDVTTLVQQFGSPLYILDEETLRAACRQYRDAFKQYYPGVSQVLYASKAWNCLAVCAIAASEGLGIDVVSGGELYTALAAGVSPEKIYLHGNNKSQPELVLAIESGVTIVVDNWQELHNLVQLTQNTQPVRIMLRLTPGIECHTHEYIRTGHLDSKFGFDPNDLDEVFSFVSKQPSLNCIGLHAHIGSQIFELQPHQDLGAVMVQWFRDTAKYGLSLTELNIGGGLGIRYTESDDPPSIEDWVKVICEVVQETCAAENLPLPKLLCEPGRSLIATACVTAYTVGATKVVPEIRTYVSVDGGMSDNPRPITYQSVYRAVVANKMSANVTETVTVAGKHCESGDILIKNAQLPKTEPGDILVVMATGAYNYSMASNYNRLPRPAAVVVANGEANLILQRETYQDLIRQDCLPERLKRGN from the coding sequence ATGGTATCGACTCACCCCACTGAGGTTCAACATACTGGGACTCAGTATTTACCTCAAAAGCGCAATCCAAACGAAACTGTTTCGCCAAACCAGGAACTTTTACCTTTAACAGCTAAGGTTAATAGTGATGACTGTCTGGAAATTGGTGGGTGTGATGTCACAACCCTAGTGCAGCAGTTTGGTTCGCCACTCTATATTTTAGATGAAGAAACTCTCCGTGCGGCTTGTCGGCAATACCGAGATGCTTTTAAGCAATATTACCCTGGTGTATCTCAAGTATTATATGCTTCTAAAGCCTGGAATTGTTTAGCCGTTTGTGCGATCGCAGCCTCGGAAGGTTTGGGAATTGATGTCGTCTCTGGCGGCGAACTTTACACAGCTTTAGCTGCTGGCGTTAGTCCTGAAAAAATTTACCTCCACGGTAATAATAAATCCCAGCCAGAGCTAGTTTTAGCAATTGAATCAGGTGTGACCATTGTTGTCGATAACTGGCAAGAATTACACAATTTGGTGCAATTGACCCAAAACACCCAGCCAGTTCGGATCATGCTGCGGCTAACTCCGGGGATTGAATGCCATACCCACGAATATATTCGTACAGGACACTTAGATAGTAAATTTGGCTTTGATCCCAACGACTTAGACGAAGTATTTTCCTTTGTCAGCAAGCAACCTTCCTTGAACTGCATAGGCTTGCACGCTCATATTGGTTCCCAAATTTTTGAACTGCAACCCCATCAAGATTTAGGGGCTGTGATGGTGCAGTGGTTCCGTGATACTGCTAAGTATGGTTTAAGTTTAACGGAATTAAATATTGGTGGTGGATTAGGCATTCGCTATACAGAATCCGATGATCCCCCAAGTATTGAAGATTGGGTAAAGGTAATTTGTGAAGTTGTTCAAGAAACTTGTGCTGCGGAGAATTTGCCTTTACCAAAGCTATTATGTGAGCCAGGGCGATCATTGATTGCCACAGCTTGTGTTACTGCCTATACCGTTGGCGCAACAAAAGTAGTACCAGAAATTCGTACCTACGTATCTGTTGATGGTGGGATGTCCGATAATCCCCGACCCATCACTTACCAGTCAGTTTATCGGGCTGTAGTTGCTAATAAAATGTCTGCTAATGTAACAGAAACAGTCACTGTAGCTGGCAAACATTGTGAATCAGGAGATATCCTAATTAAAAATGCCCAACTACCCAAGACTGAACCAGGAGATATTCTCGTGGTTATGGCAACTGGTGCGTACAATTACAGTATGGCATCTAACTACAACCGCTTACCCCGACCCGCAGCCGTAGTAGTAGCCAATGGCGAAGCAAATTTGATTTTGCAACGCGAAACTTATCAAGACTTGATTCGGCAAGATTGCCTCCCGGAAAGACTAAAAAGAGGTAATTAG
- a CDS encoding Uma2 family endonuclease codes for MTLSSPITLLSTLPPLENGDKLTRIEFERRYHAMPEVKKAELIEGIVYMASPLRFRSHGKPHAYVMAWLGLYESATPGVELGDNATVCLDADNEPQPDACLLITNGGQASVSDDDYIEGAPELIVEVAASSVSLDLHDKLKVYRRNQVQEYLVWRVYDNEFDWFKLEQGEYIKLAPNHEGVIYSRVFPGLCLDKAALLAGNLAKVLAVLQQGLASPEHQSFVENLASKSPL; via the coding sequence ATGACGCTTAGTTCTCCTATTACTCTTCTATCAACCCTGCCACCTTTGGAAAACGGCGACAAACTCACCCGTATAGAATTTGAGCGTCGTTATCATGCTATGCCGGAAGTGAAAAAAGCGGAACTGATTGAAGGAATTGTTTATATGGCATCTCCCTTACGTTTTAGAAGTCATGGTAAACCCCATGCTTATGTTATGGCTTGGTTGGGTTTATATGAATCTGCTACGCCTGGAGTAGAGTTGGGAGATAATGCCACTGTCTGCTTAGATGCCGATAATGAACCCCAACCAGATGCTTGTTTGCTAATTACTAATGGCGGACAGGCCAGTGTTAGCGATGATGATTATATTGAAGGTGCGCCAGAGTTAATTGTAGAAGTTGCTGCTAGTAGTGTTTCTTTGGATTTACACGACAAGTTAAAAGTATACCGCCGCAATCAAGTGCAAGAATATTTAGTCTGGCGTGTGTATGATAATGAATTTGATTGGTTCAAGTTAGAGCAAGGGGAATATATCAAACTTGCACCTAATCATGAGGGTGTGATTTACTCTCGTGTCTTTCCGGGTTTATGCTTAGATAAAGCGGCATTATTAGCCGGGAATTTAGCAAAAGTTTTAGCAGTTTTGCAGCAAGGTTTGGCTAGTCCAGAACACCAGAGTTTTGTTGAAAACCTTGCCAGTAAGTCCCCCTTATAA
- the rimI gene encoding ribosomal protein S18-alanine N-acetyltransferase: protein MISSELKLRPLTTDDLSTILELDQTCFGGLWTLAGYQRELESPNSELLGLFAPLSSIKLLGMGCFWSIVDEAHITILAIHPQYHRQGLGQALLYALLKTACDRGLERATLEVRASNIAAISLYEKFGFKTAGRRRHYYKDNNEDALILWLSELQYPHFQKTLDQWHTIVSKQLSEFSWQLIS from the coding sequence GTGATTTCATCAGAATTAAAATTGCGGCCGCTCACAACTGATGACCTTAGTACCATCCTCGAACTTGATCAAACTTGTTTTGGTGGTCTTTGGACTTTAGCAGGTTATCAACGCGAACTAGAAAGCCCGAACAGCGAGTTACTGGGTTTGTTTGCACCATTGTCAAGCATTAAACTCTTGGGTATGGGGTGCTTTTGGTCGATTGTCGATGAAGCCCACATTACTATTTTGGCGATTCATCCCCAATACCACCGTCAGGGTTTGGGTCAGGCTTTATTGTATGCTCTGTTGAAGACTGCTTGCGATCGCGGTTTAGAACGCGCCACCCTGGAAGTTAGAGCTTCTAACATTGCCGCCATATCCTTATATGAGAAATTTGGCTTTAAAACGGCGGGGCGGCGACGACATTATTACAAAGACAACAACGAAGATGCTTTGATTTTGTGGTTATCAGAATTGCAATATCCACATTTTCAAAAAACTTTAGACCAGTGGCACACCATTGTGAGCAAACAGTTGAGTGAATTTTCTTGGCAGTTGATTAGTTAG
- a CDS encoding ATP-dependent Clp protease ATP-binding subunit, with protein sequence MFERFTEKAIKVIMLAQEEARRLGHNFVGTEQILLGLIGEGTGVAAKVLKSMGVNLKDARIEVEKIIGRGSGFVAVEIPFTPRAKRVLELSLEEARQLGHNYIGTEHLLLGLIREGEGVAARVLENLGVDLSKVRTQVIRMLGETAEVSATGQSGRTKTPTLDEFGSNLTQMATDNKLDPVVGRAKEIERVIQILGRRTKNNPVLIGEPGVGKTAIAEGLASRIANKDVPDILEDKRVVTLDIGLLVAGTKYRGEFEERLKKIMDEIRQAGNVILVIDEVHTLIGAGAAEGAIDAANILKPALARGELQCIGATTLDEYRKHIERDAALERRFQPVMVGEPSVDETIEILHGLRDRYEQHHKLKISDEALIAAAKLSDRYISDRYLPDKAIDLIDEAGSRVRLINSQLPPAAKELDKELRQILKEKDDAVRSQDFDRAGELRDREMEIKAEIRAIAQSKTNGASGDGVEPVVTEEDIAHIVASWTGVPVNKLTESESEKLLHMEDTLHQRLIGQEDAVKAVSRAIRRARVGLKNPNRPIASFIFSGPTGVGKTELAKSLASYFFGSEEAMIRLDMSEYMERHTVSKLIGSPPGYVGYNEGGQLTEAVRRRPYTVVLFDEIEKAHPDVFNMLLQILEDGRLTDAKGRTVDFKNTLLILTSNIGSKVIEKGASTIGFEFNEDAGESQYNRIKTLVNEELKQYFRPEFLNRLDEIIVFRQLNREEVTQIADIMLKEVFGRLTEKGITLEVTERFKDRLIQEGYSPSYGARPLRRAIMRLLEDSLAEEILSGRIKDGDTALVDVDENGNVQVSSQQRRELLPQGIES encoded by the coding sequence ATGTTTGAACGCTTCACAGAAAAAGCCATTAAGGTAATCATGCTGGCCCAAGAAGAGGCCCGCCGTTTAGGTCACAACTTTGTGGGAACCGAGCAGATCCTCCTGGGTCTGATTGGGGAAGGCACAGGAGTTGCGGCCAAGGTGCTGAAATCAATGGGTGTCAATCTCAAAGATGCCCGTATTGAAGTTGAAAAAATCATAGGCCGGGGTTCAGGCTTTGTGGCCGTGGAAATTCCGTTTACGCCACGGGCAAAGCGGGTTCTGGAACTATCCCTAGAAGAAGCGCGCCAATTAGGGCATAACTACATTGGCACCGAGCATCTGCTGTTGGGCCTGATCCGGGAAGGGGAAGGTGTAGCAGCCAGGGTGCTAGAAAACCTTGGGGTGGATCTATCTAAGGTAAGAACCCAAGTCATCCGAATGCTGGGAGAAACAGCAGAGGTTTCGGCGACCGGGCAATCGGGACGCACTAAAACTCCTACCTTGGATGAATTCGGCTCGAACCTAACCCAGATGGCGACGGACAATAAACTTGATCCAGTCGTAGGACGCGCGAAAGAAATTGAGCGTGTAATTCAAATCTTGGGTCGCCGGACAAAAAATAACCCAGTGCTGATTGGTGAACCAGGGGTTGGTAAAACTGCGATCGCGGAAGGTTTAGCGAGCCGCATTGCCAACAAAGATGTCCCCGACATCCTGGAAGACAAGCGCGTAGTCACACTAGATATTGGTTTGCTGGTAGCAGGTACCAAATACCGGGGTGAATTTGAAGAACGCCTGAAGAAAATCATGGATGAAATTCGCCAGGCGGGTAACGTAATTCTCGTAATTGACGAGGTACACACCCTAATTGGTGCAGGTGCAGCCGAAGGTGCGATCGACGCAGCAAATATCCTCAAACCCGCCTTGGCAAGAGGTGAATTGCAGTGTATTGGTGCCACCACCCTCGACGAATACCGCAAACACATCGAGCGCGATGCAGCCTTAGAACGCCGCTTCCAGCCAGTCATGGTAGGTGAGCCATCAGTTGATGAAACTATAGAAATATTGCATGGATTGCGCGATCGCTACGAGCAACATCACAAGTTGAAAATTTCTGATGAAGCTTTAATCGCAGCAGCGAAATTGTCTGACCGTTATATCAGCGATCGCTACTTGCCAGATAAAGCCATCGACTTGATTGATGAAGCAGGTTCGCGCGTGCGGTTAATCAACTCCCAACTGCCCCCCGCAGCCAAAGAGTTAGATAAAGAACTGCGCCAAATCTTAAAAGAAAAAGATGATGCAGTGCGTTCCCAAGACTTTGACAGAGCCGGGGAACTGCGCGATCGGGAAATGGAAATCAAAGCCGAAATCCGCGCGATCGCCCAAAGCAAAACCAACGGTGCAAGTGGTGACGGTGTAGAACCAGTTGTTACCGAAGAAGACATTGCTCACATCGTCGCTTCCTGGACAGGTGTACCAGTCAACAAGCTCACCGAGTCTGAATCCGAGAAGTTGCTGCACATGGAAGACACCTTGCATCAGCGCCTCATCGGACAAGAAGACGCAGTGAAAGCAGTTTCACGGGCAATCCGTCGGGCGCGTGTCGGTTTGAAAAACCCCAACCGACCCATCGCCAGCTTTATCTTCTCCGGGCCGACTGGGGTAGGTAAAACTGAGTTGGCAAAATCCTTGGCTTCTTACTTCTTCGGTTCCGAAGAAGCAATGATCCGCCTGGATATGTCGGAATATATGGAACGCCACACCGTCAGCAAACTAATTGGTTCGCCTCCAGGCTACGTTGGTTATAACGAAGGTGGTCAATTAACCGAAGCTGTGCGTCGTCGTCCTTATACCGTGGTGCTGTTCGACGAAATCGAAAAAGCCCACCCCGATGTCTTCAATATGCTGCTGCAAATTTTAGAAGACGGTCGGTTAACCGATGCTAAAGGTCGCACCGTTGACTTCAAGAACACCTTGCTGATTTTGACATCCAACATCGGTTCTAAGGTAATTGAAAAAGGCGCTTCCACCATCGGCTTTGAATTTAATGAAGATGCTGGTGAATCGCAATATAACCGCATTAAAACTCTGGTTAACGAAGAACTCAAACAGTACTTCCGCCCAGAATTCCTCAACCGTTTGGATGAAATTATCGTCTTCCGTCAACTCAACCGCGAAGAAGTCACCCAAATCGCCGACATCATGCTCAAAGAAGTGTTTGGTCGCCTGACAGAAAAAGGCATCACCTTAGAAGTCACCGAACGCTTCAAAGACAGGCTCATCCAAGAAGGTTACAGCCCCAGCTACGGTGCAAGACCGTTACGTAGGGCAATTATGCGCTTGTTAGAAGATAGCCTTGCTGAAGAGATTCTCTCTGGTCGCATCAAAGATGGCGATACTGCCCTTGTTGATGTCGATGAAAACGGCAATGTGCAAGTCAGTTCTCAACAGCGCCGGGAATTGTTACCTCAAGGAATTGAGTCGTAA
- a CDS encoding DUF6888 family protein: MEPTNAQTQALYRICYRLTKIYKSIELVRLDERTGNLYVLAGENIEFEIEPSGYYKSSEDKA; the protein is encoded by the coding sequence ATGGAACCCACAAACGCACAAACTCAAGCACTCTATAGAATTTGTTATCGACTTACTAAAATATATAAAAGTATAGAACTGGTAAGGCTGGACGAACGTACAGGTAATTTATACGTACTTGCTGGAGAAAATATAGAATTCGAGATTGAACCGAGTGGATACTATAAATCATCGGAGGATAAAGCATGA
- a CDS encoding DUF6887 family protein, with product MTLAKYQGMNRDELRDYVLKHREDTEAFYAYVELSKAEGKMTSINPDDENWEEKVIEAIRYSNNSIRWYCDNTEKYKKQSQIITEWWHNLDNKLVTKYHTESIKNTGIAGWKPDKLNRPVKFTITEPSLEIGQFTTLVKYRDEDNTIHQLEAVAIELDIDKQNLFVWTTTSEEVFIFSAEKA from the coding sequence ATGACTTTAGCTAAGTATCAAGGTATGAATCGTGATGAACTACGTGATTATGTTCTCAAACACAGAGAAGATACTGAAGCCTTTTATGCCTATGTAGAACTCTCAAAAGCTGAAGGGAAAATGACTTCTATAAATCCAGATGATGAGAATTGGGAAGAAAAAGTCATAGAGGCAATCAGGTACAGTAATAATTCTATTCGTTGGTACTGTGATAATACAGAAAAATATAAAAAACAATCTCAGATAATTACTGAATGGTGGCATAATTTAGATAATAAATTGGTGACAAAATATCATACTGAAAGCATAAAAAATACTGGCATAGCTGGATGGAAACCAGACAAGCTTAATCGACCAGTTAAATTTACAATTACCGAACCAAGTTTAGAAATTGGTCAATTCACTACTTTAGTTAAATACAGAGATGAAGATAACACTATCCATCAACTAGAAGCAGTTGCGATAGAGTTGGATATTGACAAGCAAAACTTGTTTGTTTGGACAACTACATCAGAAGAGGTGTTTATTTTCTCAGCAGAGAAAGCTTAA
- a CDS encoding type II toxin-antitoxin system PemK/MazF family toxin, whose protein sequence is MVVSSDGVGQLPIKLIAPITDWKEYYTGNIWHVKIEPDTTNNLTKVSAVDVLQLRGMDVQRLIRKVGECSSEFMEEIATAIAAVVEYF, encoded by the coding sequence GTGGTGGTCAGTTCTGATGGTGTTGGTCAATTACCAATTAAATTAATTGCACCCATAACAGACTGGAAAGAATATTACACTGGCAATATTTGGCACGTCAAAATTGAACCAGACACAACTAATAATCTGACAAAAGTTTCTGCTGTAGATGTTTTACAATTGCGCGGTATGGATGTGCAAAGATTAATTCGCAAAGTTGGAGAATGTTCAAGTGAATTTATGGAAGAAATAGCTACAGCTATTGCTGCGGTAGTTGAATATTTTTGA
- a CDS encoding saccharopine dehydrogenase family protein yields MTDRVLILGGRGRIGSSVAQDIANHTQAKITITGRTPEMRNLPLAEREQYLVLDLAEVDKLREAIANSDLVVHCAGPFHYRDANVLKLCIEQGVNYVDVSDHRSFTSKALSYHEDAVAAGVTAVINTGIFPGISNSMVRQGVEQFDEAETIKLYYLVAGSGGAGITVMRTTFLGLQHPFEAWLDGKWQQVKPYSEREIVNFPYYQRNGVYWFDMPETFTLPYAFPTVKNVITKFGSFPDYYNHLTWIAAHIFPKWLMQRRGMIEFLSHVSHTMTDFTNLFSGIGVAVRAEVTGKKNGSTGVYASTVLHDNAAVATGCGTGTVAQLILEGKLNKPGVLPVENALPTDLFTQVMDSRGIKIEHFTKSA; encoded by the coding sequence ATGACAGACCGCGTTTTAATTCTTGGAGGCAGGGGGCGAATTGGTAGTAGTGTCGCGCAGGACATTGCGAACCATACGCAAGCTAAAATCACCATCACTGGGCGTACTCCAGAGATGAGAAATTTGCCATTGGCAGAACGAGAGCAGTATTTAGTTTTAGACTTGGCGGAAGTTGATAAACTACGAGAAGCGATCGCTAATTCTGATTTAGTCGTTCACTGTGCTGGCCCGTTTCACTACCGCGATGCCAATGTTCTGAAACTATGTATTGAACAAGGCGTTAACTATGTAGATGTTAGTGACCATCGTTCTTTTACTAGCAAAGCTTTAAGTTATCACGAAGACGCTGTTGCTGCTGGGGTTACAGCAGTAATTAATACAGGCATCTTCCCTGGTATTTCTAACAGTATGGTGCGCCAGGGTGTGGAACAATTTGATGAAGCAGAAACAATCAAGCTCTATTATTTAGTAGCTGGTTCTGGTGGTGCTGGTATCACAGTTATGCGAACAACTTTTTTAGGCTTGCAGCATCCGTTTGAAGCTTGGTTAGATGGTAAATGGCAGCAAGTCAAACCTTATAGTGAAAGAGAAATTGTTAACTTTCCTTACTATCAACGTAATGGAGTTTACTGGTTTGATATGCCAGAAACCTTCACATTGCCCTACGCCTTTCCTACTGTTAAAAATGTAATTACTAAGTTTGGTTCATTTCCTGATTACTATAATCATCTGACTTGGATAGCAGCACATATTTTTCCTAAATGGTTAATGCAGCGTCGTGGCATGATTGAGTTTTTATCTCATGTCAGCCATACAATGACAGATTTTACCAATCTTTTTAGCGGTATTGGTGTAGCAGTTAGAGCAGAAGTTACAGGCAAAAAGAACGGTTCAACAGGGGTTTATGCTTCTACTGTACTGCACGATAATGCTGCTGTAGCAACTGGCTGTGGTACAGGTACAGTTGCTCAATTAATTCTTGAAGGTAAACTAAATAAACCTGGAGTTTTACCTGTAGAAAATGCCTTACCAACAGATTTATTTACTCAAGTGATGGACAGTCGAGGCATTAAAATTGAACATTTCACTAAATCTGCCTAA
- a CDS encoding Nif11-like leader peptide family natural product precursor, whose product MALQNAARFFKAVKADQALQQKLKATANPEAFVKMAKERGYDFTVAELEDEIDHLSPEDLAAIINPGWGPRRHINPR is encoded by the coding sequence ATGGCACTACAAAATGCTGCAAGATTTTTTAAGGCAGTCAAAGCAGATCAAGCATTGCAACAAAAACTCAAAGCCACAGCTAATCCCGAAGCATTTGTCAAAATGGCGAAAGAACGTGGCTATGATTTCACAGTCGCAGAATTAGAGGATGAAATAGATCATTTATCACCCGAAGATTTAGCTGCGATCATAAATCCAGGCTGGGGGCCAAGACGGCATATTAATCCCAGATAG